Proteins from a genomic interval of Triplophysa dalaica isolate WHDGS20190420 chromosome 13, ASM1584641v1, whole genome shotgun sequence:
- the pak6b gene encoding serine/threonine-protein kinase PAK 6b — protein MFQRKKKKRRLEISAPKNFQHRVHTSFDPVHGCFIGLPPQWQSLIETLKRPKPVVDPSNITRVQLKPKKSIVRGSFIGHEDYISAAIAQLSRLSVSSSNSLRRSSPSQRRRAQSLGRLTEVTEGETYEYQGLNEANQRNGKQVTDWLTRSRQVHSESGSPRASSKKTFDPSDNRPRAKSMLMEETALMPRDILLLPRAACERIVVSRTGVRKSERPVSCLYSTYSADDESNISPSVSVRQTRASTPARSNSAYNFKINSAGDPAGPKPTDTSSPRPVHGSLARLTPRQFCNDNTRHSLINISTASSSVPPTQDSPSQRRPSPTGSSASPSGTSSPCLRPAQTPSAITEPAKVTHEQFKAALQMVVDQCDPRLYLENFVKIGEGSTGVVCIAREKHSGRQVAVKMMDLRKQQRRELLFNEVVIMRDYRHKNVVEMFKSALVGEELWVIMEYLQGGALTNIVSETRLTEEQLATVCEAVLQALCYLHAQGVIHRDIKSDSILLTLDGRVKLSDFGFCAQISEDIPKRKSLVGTPYWMAPEVVSKTPYGTKVDVWSLGIMVVEMVDGEPPYFNETPIAAMKRLRDEPAPTAKNIHKISPVLRDFLDSMLTRDPLKRSSASDLLRHPFLLQSGSPRCLVPLVEQHRKRMSRC, from the exons ATGTTTCAGaggaaaaagaagaagagaagGCTGGAGATTTCTGCACCGAAGAACTTCCAGCACAGGGTTCACACGTCCTTCGATCCGGTTCACGGCTGTTTTATCGGACTGCCGCCTCAATGGCAAAGTCTGATAGAAACACTGAAGAGACCCAAACCTGTGGTGGACCCGTCCAACATCACACGCGTGCAACTCAAACCAAAGAAG aGCATCGTGCGCGGCAGCTTCATCGGACATGAGGATTATATTTCTGCGGCGATCGCGCAGTTGAGTCGACTGTCAGTGAGCAGCTCGAACTCTTTGCGGCGCAGCAGCCCGTCTCAGCGCAGACGCGCGCAGTCTCTCGGCCGCCTGACAGAAGTCACCGAAGGGGAAACATACGAGTATCAGGGCCTGAATGAAGCCAATCAGAGAAACGGAAAACAGGTCACAGACTGGCTCACAAGATCCCGACAGGTCCACAGTGAAAGTGGAAGTCCACGGGCCTCGTCTAAGAAGACCTTTGACCCCAGTGACAACCGACCGAGAGCCAAGTCGATGTTGATGGAAGAAACGGCGCTCATGCCTCGGGATATATTACTCCTGCCTCGAGCTGCTTGTGAACGCATCGTGGTTTCAAGAACAGGCGTCAGAAAGAGCGAAAGGCCCGTGTCGTGTCTCTACAGCACGTACAGTGCGGATGACGAATCAAACATCTCACCTAGCGTGAGCGTGCGTCAGACAAGAGCGTCAACGCCCGCGAGATCGAACTCCGCTTACAACTTCAAG ATCAATTCAGCCGGTGACCCGGCCGGACCCAAACCCACTGACACCAGTAGTCCAAGACCAGTTCACGGATCCCTCGCCCGCCTGACTCCACGTCAGTTCTGTAACGACAACACCAGACATTCACTCATCAACATCTCAACCGCTTCATCCTCAGTGCCACCGACACAGGACAGCCCATCCCAGCGCAGACCCTCGCCCACCGGCTCCTCCGCGAGTCCATCGGGTACATCGTCGCCCTGTCTCAGACCAGCCCAAACACCCAGCGCCATCACAGAACCGGCCAAAGTCACACATGAACAGTTCAAAGCCGCGCTTCAGATGGTCGTGGACCAGTGTGACCCTCGGTTGTATCTGGAGAATTTTGTGAAGATCGGAGAAGGCTCGACGGGTGTGGTGTGTATCGCTCGAGAGAAGCACAGCGGGAGACAGGTGGCGGTGAAGATGATGGACCTGAGGAAGCAGCAGAGGAGAGAGCTGCTCTTTAATGAA GTGGTCATCATGAGAGATTACAGACATAAGAATGTGGTGGAGATGTTTAAGAGCGCTCTGGTGGGTGAAGAGCTGTGGGTTATCATGGAGTATCTGCAGGGCGGAGCTTTAACCAACATCGTTTCTGAAACCAG actGACAGAAGAGCAGCTGGCTACAGTGTGTGAAGCTGTTCTTCAGGCTCTGTGTTATCTTCACGCTCAGGGTGTCATTCACAGAGACATCAAGAGTGACTCTATATTACTGACACTGGACGGACGG GTGAAGCTGTCAGACTTTGGATTCTGTGCTCAGATCAGTGAAGACATCCCCAAGAGAAAGTCATTGGTCGGAACACCGTATTGGATGGCACCAGAAGTCGTCTCAAAGACGCCCTACGGCACCAAG GTGGATGTCTGGTCTTTGGGCATCATGGTGGTGGAGATGGTGGATGGAGAACCTCCATACTTCAATGAGACACCCATAGCAGCCATGAAGAGACTGAGAGATGAGCCGGCACCTACTGCCAAAAATATACACAAG ATTTCTCCGGTTCTGAGAGACTTTCTGGACTCGATGTTAACTCGTGATCCCCTGAAGAGATCGAGCGCTAGTGATCTGCTCCGGCACCCATTCTTACTTCAGAGTGGATCTCCTCGATGTCTGGTTCCACTGGTGGAACAGCACCGCAAGCGCATGTCTCGCTGCTGA